In Tursiops truncatus isolate mTurTru1 chromosome 9, mTurTru1.mat.Y, whole genome shotgun sequence, a single genomic region encodes these proteins:
- the MKRN1 gene encoding E3 ubiquitin-protein ligase makorin-1 isoform X3, whose translation MHGVCKEGDNCRYSHDLSDSPYGVVCKYFQRGYCIYGDRCRYEHSKPLKQEEATATDLTAKSPLAASSSLSSVVGPIVEMNMGEAESRNSNFSTVGAGSEDWVNAIEFVPGQPYCGRTAPSSTEAPLQGSVTKEESEKEQTAVETKKQLCPYAAVGECRYGENCVYLHGDSCDMCGLQVLHPMDAAQRSQHIKSCIEAHEKDMELSFAVQRSKDMVCGICMEVVYEKANPSERRFGILSNCNHTYCLKCIRKWRSAKQFESKIIKSCPECRITSNFVIPSEYWVEEKEEKQKLIQKYKEAMSNKACRYFDEGRGSCPFGGNCFYKHAYPDGRREEPQRQKVGTSSRYRAQRRNHFWELIEEREHGNPFDNDDEEVVTFELGEMLLMLLAAGGDDDLTDSEDEWDLFHDELEDFYDLDL comes from the exons atatgaACACAGCAAGCCATTGAAACAGGAAGAAGCAACTGCTACAGATCTAACTGCAAAGTCACCCCTTGCTGCTTCCTCAAGTCTCTCATCAGTAGTTGGACCGATTGTTGAAATGAATATGGGCGAAGCTGAGTCAAGAAATTCAAACTTTTCAACTGTAGGAGCAGGTTCAGAAGACTGGGTGAACGCCATTGAGTTTGTTCCTGGGCAGCCCTACTGTGGCCGTA CTGCCCCTTCCTCCACTGAAGCACCCCTGCAGGGCTCAGTGACCAAGGAAGAATCAGAGAAGGAGCAAACTGCAGTGGAAACAAAGAAGCAGCTCTGCCCCTATGCTGCGGTGGGAGAGTGCCGATATGGGGAGAACTGTGTGTATCTCCACGGAGACTCGTGTGATATGTGTGGGCTGCAGGTCCTCCACCCAATGGATGCTGCCCAAAGATCACAACATATAAAA TCTTGCATCGAGGCCCATGAGAAGGACATGGAGCTCTCGTTTGCCGTGCAGCGCAGCAAGGACATGGTGTGTGGGATCTGCATGGAGGTCGTCTATGAAAAAGCCAACCCCAGCGAGCGCCGCTTCGGGATCCTCTCCAACTGCAACCACACCTACTGTCTCAAGTGTATTCGCAAGTGGAGGAGTGCTAAGCAATTTGAGAGCAAGATCATAAA GTCCTGCCCAGAATGCCGCATCACATCTAACTTTGTCATTCCAAGTGAGTActgggtggaggagaaagaagagaagcagaaaCTCATTCAGAAATACAAGGAGGCAATGAG CAACAAGGCGTGCAGGTATTTTGATGAAGGACGCGGGAGCTGTCCATTTGGAGGGAACTGTTTTTACAAGCATGCGTACCCTGATGGCCGTAGAGAGgagccacagagacagaaagtgggaaCATCAAGCAGATACCGG GCCCAACGAAGGAACCACTTCTGGGAGCTCATTGAGGAAAGAGAGCACGGCAACCCCTTCGACAACGACGACGAAGAGGTTGTCACCTTCGAGCTGGGCGAgatgttgcttatgcttttggctGCAGGTGGGGACGACGACCTGACGGACTCTGAAGACGAGTGGGACTTGTTTCACGATGAGCTGGAAGATTTTTATGACTTGGATCTATAG